From Alteromonas australica, one genomic window encodes:
- a CDS encoding diacylglycerol kinase family protein, whose amino-acid sequence MKMVKYYVLGAILACALAGYFAWYVPNLGLTIIFGWTGFSLIAVSSAYLLRYPALFRKREDGAIPFYIRWIFVPFLLGSWLYNEYARRTDKVPPLQKIEESLFLGCRMSTQHVDLLNENDIGAILDVTAEFDGLDWTAYQEDFAYLNIPVLDHTSPTTEQLLHAINWLDQKIADGQKVVVHCALGRGRSVLVVAAYLLAKHPSLTIDEAMANIQSIRTTARLNKRQRSALAKIQQGGHLNLSKSLTLIANPVAGGGKWKTEKADILAQLNEKFRVTVEETTPDVDGEALAKKAVEEGVDIVVACGGDGTITEVASALADTDTTLGIIPLGTANALCQVLHGYTSKIMPVGTACEIIIDGHAIYMDTARCNDKMMLLVAAVGFEERMISAADRGEKDNGGQMAYLRGLWDAISQNDNLSFSLSLEDGPTQHIETPSLVIANAAPVTTALAQGGEPPDVTDGKLDITWLTPQASADKQFLSLAELVLTTSESKQQSDTITHSQASSLTLEFDEEVSYALDGEIFNAKHIEINIQPRSLKVLSNADEFEDAK is encoded by the coding sequence GTGAAAATGGTAAAATATTATGTGTTAGGGGCAATACTTGCCTGCGCACTGGCCGGCTATTTTGCCTGGTATGTACCCAACCTTGGACTAACCATTATTTTTGGTTGGACGGGGTTTTCACTTATTGCAGTGAGTAGCGCGTATTTATTACGTTACCCTGCGCTTTTTAGAAAACGCGAAGACGGCGCTATCCCATTTTACATTCGTTGGATTTTCGTGCCCTTCTTGCTAGGGAGTTGGTTATATAACGAATATGCCCGGCGCACCGATAAAGTCCCTCCTTTGCAAAAAATTGAAGAATCCTTGTTCCTCGGTTGCAGAATGTCGACGCAACATGTGGATTTACTCAATGAAAATGACATTGGTGCAATATTAGACGTAACGGCTGAGTTCGATGGGTTAGATTGGACGGCTTATCAAGAAGATTTTGCCTACTTAAACATACCGGTACTCGACCATACTAGCCCAACCACCGAACAACTACTTCACGCGATAAATTGGCTAGATCAAAAAATCGCTGATGGCCAAAAAGTGGTGGTGCATTGTGCGTTAGGCAGAGGACGCTCCGTACTTGTGGTTGCAGCTTACTTGCTGGCCAAGCACCCTTCCCTCACCATTGATGAGGCCATGGCAAATATTCAATCTATACGCACCACCGCACGTTTAAACAAACGCCAGCGTAGCGCCCTTGCTAAAATACAGCAAGGCGGCCACTTAAATTTATCTAAGAGCCTTACACTCATTGCCAACCCCGTGGCAGGCGGCGGCAAGTGGAAAACAGAAAAGGCAGATATTTTAGCCCAACTAAATGAAAAGTTTCGCGTTACCGTTGAAGAAACCACGCCAGACGTTGACGGCGAAGCGTTAGCCAAAAAAGCCGTGGAAGAAGGGGTGGATATTGTGGTGGCCTGCGGTGGTGACGGTACCATTACCGAAGTTGCCAGTGCGTTAGCCGACACTGATACCACATTAGGCATTATTCCACTAGGTACCGCCAATGCCCTTTGCCAGGTACTTCATGGATACACCAGCAAAATAATGCCCGTAGGCACAGCTTGCGAAATTATTATCGATGGCCACGCCATCTATATGGATACCGCAAGGTGCAACGACAAAATGATGTTATTGGTGGCCGCGGTAGGCTTTGAGGAGCGGATGATTTCAGCCGCAGACAGAGGGGAAAAAGACAACGGTGGACAAATGGCCTATTTACGAGGGCTTTGGGATGCAATTTCTCAAAACGACAACTTGTCGTTTTCTTTATCTTTAGAAGATGGCCCGACACAACATATTGAAACTCCGAGTTTAGTTATTGCCAATGCCGCCCCTGTAACAACCGCACTCGCACAAGGTGGTGAACCGCCAGATGTAACAGACGGGAAACTAGATATTACGTGGCTCACACCACAAGCTTCTGCGGATAAGCAATTTTTATCCCTCGCCGAACTTGTACTAACGACCTCTGAGTCGAAGCAGCAATCTGACACTATTACGCACTCCCAG
- a CDS encoding SDR family NAD(P)-dependent oxidoreductase yields the protein MTKNVMVTGGNRGIGLEIVRAFAKEGYKVLMACRDEESGEEAKQDIVGGDVHVIEMPLDKEATIVDPFVRAEAVFGPMDVVINNAGVLDKTSWEDVSGEDMRRSLQVNTLAPLTLIQQALTGMIDRGYGRIVNVSSGWGCFSEDMKGPLAYAVSKAALNALTLNIANHIPDNTDVTINAMSPGWVHTRMGGSDAPKTPEEGAETALWLGTHEKGGPNGKFFRDKDVVDW from the coding sequence ATGACAAAGAATGTCATGGTGACAGGTGGTAATAGAGGCATTGGTTTAGAAATAGTAAGGGCATTCGCTAAAGAAGGCTATAAGGTGCTAATGGCGTGTCGAGACGAAGAAAGTGGTGAAGAGGCAAAGCAAGATATTGTGGGTGGCGATGTTCACGTTATCGAAATGCCTTTAGATAAGGAAGCCACTATCGTCGACCCGTTTGTAAGAGCAGAAGCCGTATTTGGCCCCATGGATGTGGTTATCAATAATGCCGGTGTGCTCGATAAAACGTCGTGGGAAGATGTCAGTGGCGAAGACATGCGGCGTTCGTTACAAGTTAACACGTTAGCGCCACTCACGCTGATACAACAAGCGTTAACGGGCATGATTGATAGAGGCTATGGCAGAATCGTGAATGTGTCATCAGGGTGGGGATGCTTTAGTGAGGACATGAAAGGGCCCTTGGCCTATGCGGTAAGTAAAGCTGCGCTAAATGCCTTAACGCTTAATATTGCGAATCACATTCCCGATAATACTGATGTCACCATCAACGCCATGAGCCCTGGTTGGGTGCATACCCGAATGGGCGGCTCCGATGCACCTAAAACACCAGAGGAAGGAGCGGAAACTGCATTGTGGCTAGGTACCCATGAAAAGGGCGGGCCTAATGGTAAGTTCTTTAGAGATAAAGACGTGGTTGATTGGTAG
- a CDS encoding DUF2878 domain-containing protein produces MANSLFLKVINFIWFQTIWWLVILMQSASIPYVLALFLLWFVLTPTRKIDGKLMLLVMLVGATIDSLLMYCSVFYFTEDAYVFTALSMWIVPLWLVLLWGAFAATLAHSLDTLRSKPLLAALVGGIFAPLSYLAGANFGAVDLGYSLMTTYITLCVVWGFTLPGCFLLLDKLSAPFELELAKRR; encoded by the coding sequence ATGGCCAATAGCTTGTTTCTTAAAGTGATTAATTTTATCTGGTTCCAAACCATTTGGTGGCTGGTGATTTTAATGCAATCAGCCTCCATTCCTTACGTATTAGCGTTGTTTTTATTGTGGTTTGTGCTGACGCCTACAAGGAAAATCGATGGAAAATTGATGTTGCTCGTGATGTTAGTGGGCGCCACGATTGATTCCCTCTTAATGTACTGCAGCGTATTCTATTTCACGGAAGACGCGTATGTATTCACTGCATTGTCAATGTGGATAGTGCCTCTGTGGTTGGTTTTATTGTGGGGGGCGTTTGCCGCAACCTTGGCACACAGTTTAGATACCTTGCGCTCGAAACCCCTTTTGGCAGCGTTGGTTGGGGGGATTTTTGCTCCTTTAAGCTATTTGGCAGGAGCAAACTTTGGTGCGGTTGATCTCGGCTACTCCCTAATGACTACCTATATTACCTTGTGCGTGGTTTGGGGCTTCACCTTACCTGGGTGTTTTCTGCTCTTAGATAAGCTCAGCGCACCATTCGAATTGGAGTTAGCCAAGAGGAGATAG